From the Syngnathoides biaculeatus isolate LvHL_M chromosome 10, ASM1980259v1, whole genome shotgun sequence genome, one window contains:
- the mars1 gene encoding methionine--tRNA ligase, cytoplasmic isoform X2 yields MKLFVSEGNPHCLKVLAALEGAEFRCDVQFVNHEEKVVPFLSRPSLPALLFPNGQYLFSPNAICRYMFEVSGQECSEACDQWLEWETTELQPALLQALHMAVLRGKESEVPKVLAGPLSYLDQSLTKATTSYLTGDVVSVADLVVCAALHPILSASSLASGEQKSVRVWFDRVAASRGFVSASNKVLQGKGLQAMKSFMQSSQCRGATQPCNSGPTEGEEMERAVSQEEMEAAALNWHKGVNSAPAPTDRLHPILPQEGRRNILMTSALPYVNNVPHLGNIIGCVLSADVFSRYARLRGWNSLFVCGTDEYGTATENKAREEGLTPQQICDKYHAIHASIYEWFQIDFDFFGRTTTDKQTEIAQNIFWRLHKNGFLVEEMVEQLRCEKCQRFLADRFVEGTCPYCKYPDARGDQCDKCGRLINAVELKEPHCKVCGQTPVIRSSKHLFLDLPKLEAQLERWLDKSTCSGDWTANAKQITRSWLRDGLKPRCITRDLQWGTPVPHPDFKEKVFYVWFDAPIGYISITANYTDKWEQWWKNPDQVELYNFMAKDNVPFHSVVFPCSLLGAQDHYTLVNHLIATEYLNYEDTKFSKSRGVGVFGDMAKDTGIPSDVWRFYLLYVRPEGQDSAFSWADMALKNNSELLNNLGNFINRAGMFVSKFFDGCVPAMELLQEDKKLLAVVGWELQQYIQLLDKVKIRDGLKHILNISRHGNQYIQVNEPWKKIKGGDAERQRAGTVTGVSVNVACLLSVMLLPYMPAVSQTIRDQLNAPHSCVSAALRGTGAFARVLDPGHRIGTVSPLFQKLEVEQIEALKKRFGGQQMATPNAAGPQSAAALATPATEADPEKARQLTQAVAEQGEKVRAMKAQKADKTVVMAEVSKLLELKRLLALADGKSPEPAPVKGKK; encoded by the exons aaaaagtcGTGCCCTTCCTGAGCCGTCCATCTTTACCGGCCCTGCTCTTTCCAAATGGACAGTACCTTTTCAGCCCAAATGCCATATGCCG GTACATGTTTGAAGTGAGCGGGCAAGAGTGCAGCGAGGCTTGCGATCAGTGGCTGGAATGGGAGACCACAGAGCTCCAG CCTGCCTTGCTTCAGGCGCTTCACATGGCCGTGCTTCGGGGGAAAGAATCAGAGGTACCCAAAGTCCTCGCGGGGCCCCTCAGCTACTTGGACCAAAGCTTGACCAAGGCGACCACATCCTATTTAACTGGG gATGTTGTTTCAGTCGCTGATCTTGTTGTTTGTGCCGCGCTGCATCCGATTTTGTCTGCGTCATCGCTCGCTTCAG GCGAGCAGAAGTCCGTGAGGGTTTGGTTCGACCGTGTGGCCGCCTCACGGGGCTTCGTGTCGGCTTCAAACAAAGTGCTGCAGGGAAAAGGCCTACAAGCGATGAAGAGCTTCATGCAGAGCAGCCAGTGCAGAGGCGCCACGCAGCCGTGCAACAGCGGCCCGACAGAG GGTGAGGAAATGGAACGTGCGGTGTCACAGGAAGAGATGGAAGCCGCTGCTCTCAATTGGCACAAGGGTGTGAATTCCGCTCCAGCACCAACAGACAGACTTCACCCAAT TCTGCCGCAGGAAGGCAGACGAAACATCCTGATGACCAGCGCGTTGCCCTACGTCAACAACGTACCCCACCTGGGCAACATCATCGGCTGCGTTCTCAGCGCTGACGTCTTCTCCAG GTACGCCCGACTGCGAGGCTGGAACTCGCTCTTTGTGTGCGGCACAGACGAGTACGGCACGGCCACGGAAAATAAAGCCCGCGAGGAAGGCCTGACGCCGCAGCAGATCTGCGACAAATACCACGCCATTCACGCCAGCATCTACGAGTGGTTCCAGATTGACTTTGACTTCTTTGGCAGGACGACAACCGACAAGCAGACGGA GATAGCCCAGAACATTTTCTGGAGGCTCCACAAAAACGGCTTCCTGGTGGAAGAGATGGTGGAGCAGCTACGGTGTGAGAAATGCCAGCGTTTCCTGGCCGACCGCTTCGTCGAAGGCACTTGCCCCTACTGCAAGTACCCGGACGCCCGCGGCGACCAGTGCGACAAGTGTGGGCGACTCATCAATGCGGTTGAACTCAAG GAACCTCACTGTAAAGTCTGCGGACAGACTCCAGTCATCCGCTCGTCCAAACATCTTTTCCTGGACCTTCCAAag TTAGAGGCTCAGTTGGAACGCTGGCTGGACAAGTCCACCTGCAGCGGAGACTGGACTGCGAACGCCAAGCAGATCACTCGCTCCTGGCTCAGAGACGGACTCAAACCTCGCTGCATCACCAGAGACCTGCAGTGGGGGACGCCAGTCCCTCACCCGGACTTTAAAGAAAAG GTGTTCTACGTGTGGTTTGACGCCCCCATTGGTTATATCTCAATCACTGCCAACTACACAGACAAATGGGAGCAGTGGTGGAAGAATCCAGATCAG GTGGAGCTGTACAACTTCATGGCCAAGGACAACGTGCCGTTCCACAGTGTGGTGTTTCCCTGCTCCCTCCTGGGAGCCCAGGACCACTACACACTGGTCAATCACTTGATCGCCACCG AATATCTGAATTACGAAGACACAAAGTTCTCCAAGAGCCGCGGCGTCGGCGTGTTTGGTGACATGGCCAAAGACACGGGCATCCCGTCCGACGTGTGGCGCTTCTACCTGCTCTACGTGCGTCCTGAGGGTCAGGATTCGGCCTTCTCGTGGGCCGACATGGCTCTGAAGAACAACTCGGAGCTGCTCAACAACTTGGGCAACTTCATTAACAG AGCCGGCATGTTTGTTTCGAAGTTCTTTGATGGCTGCGTGCCCGCGATGGAGCTGCTGCAGGAAGATAAGAAGCTCCTGGCCGTAGTGGGCTGGGAGCTTCAGCAGTACATCCAACTCCTGGACAAAGTCAA AATCCGTGACGGTTTGAAGCACATCCTCAACATCTCTCGCCATGGCAACCAATACATCCAAGTAAATGAACCCTGGAAGAAGATCAAGGGAGGAGATGCAGAACG GCAGCGCGCGGGCACCGTCACCGGCGTGTCCGTCAACGTCGCCTGCTTGCTGTCCGTCATGCTGCTGCCGTACATGCCGGCGGTCAGCCAGACCATCAGGGATCAACTCAACGCACCTCATTCTTGCGTCAGCGCCGCGCTGCGCGGCACGGGCGCCTTCGCTCGGGTCCTCGATCCCGGCCACCGTATTGGCACC GTGAGTCCATTGTTCCAGAAACTGGAGGTGGAGCAGATTGAAGCTTTGAAGAAGAGATTTGGCGGCCAGCAG ATGGCGACTCCGAACGCTGCCGGCCCTCAGTCGGCCGCCGCGCTCGCCACCCCTGCGACGGAAGCGGACCCCGAGAAAGCCCGGCAGCTGACGCAAGCCGTGGCTGAACAG GGAGAAAAAGTGCGAGCCATGAAAGCGCAGAAAGCCGACAAAACGGTGGTCATGGCCGAGGTGTCGAAGCTGTTGGAGCTGAAGAGGCTGTTGGCGCTGGCGGACGGCAAGAGCCCCGAGCCCGCACCCGTCAAGGGCAAGAAATGA
- the ddit3 gene encoding DNA damage-inducible transcript 3 protein translates to MTAEWLHLPPPYPPGVGPLCGAELEAWYEDLQDILGSDAGGAKLARAPPCGEKEPEFLDVLESCSLTWLTDGGHTWGEGIQRTTELVHNAQPLHHTSSSSSLTPAEERKTEVNARSGDGDLLPPEFFEFLSEGGMVDSSSGYYYHHHQQQQVNNNHPASPSASEEELPCVPDSPSCSSSSASQSPSRRCSSPSSPVSSPSICSPSRPGKRRRSEGPDGASSCPGTSVAQPQQQQQRASSSSSSSYLSAKKSRKEREQENEKKVQELTEQNERLKAEIERLGEEVQRTRRALIERLVNTRK, encoded by the exons ATGACTGCCGAGTGGCTGCACCTGCCCCCGCCGTACCCCCCCGGCGTGGGGCCGCTGTGTGGCGCAGAGTTGGAGGCGTGGTATGAGGACCTGCAGGATATCCTGGGCTCGGACGCGGGAGGGGCAAAGCTGGCGCGCGCCCCCCCATGTGGTGAG AAGGAGCCCGAGTTCCTGGATGTTCTGGAGAGCTGCTCCCTGACGTGGCTGACGGACGGAGGTCACACGTGGGGGGAGGGCATTCAGAGGACGACGGAGCTGGTCCACAATGCCCAGCCTCTGCAtcacacctcctcctcctccagcttgACTCCGGCAGAAGAGCGGAAAACGGAGGTGAACGCGAGGAGCGGCGACGGCGACCTGCTTCCTCCTGAGTTCTTTGAGTTCCTGAGTGAAGGAGGAATGGTGGATTCAAGCAGTGGCTATTACTACCAtcatcatcagcagcagcaAGTTAACAACAACCATCCAGCGTCTCCATCAGCCAGCGAGGAAGAGTTGCCCTGCGTCCCCGATTCGCCATCCTGCTCGTCATCCTCCGCCTCGCAGTCGCCTTCCAGGCGCTGCTCGTCTCCGTCGTCTCCCGTCTCGTCGCCGTCCATCTGCTCGCCCTCTCGGCCGGGCAAGCGACGGCGAAGCGAGGGACCCGACGGCGCCTCGTCGTGCCCGGGCACCTCGGTCGCCCaaccgcagcagcagcagcaacgcgcgtcctcctcctcgtcctcgtcgtaCTTGTCCGCCAAAAAGAGTCGCAAAGAGAGGGAGCAGGAGAACGAGAAGAAAGTGCAGGAGCTGACGGAGCAGAACGAGCGCTTGAAAGCGGAAATCGAAAGGCTTGGCGAGGAGGTGCAGCGCACGCGGCGAGCCCTCATCGAGAGACTTGTCAACACCAGGAAATGA
- the mars1 gene encoding methionine--tRNA ligase, cytoplasmic isoform X1 → MKLFVSEGNPHCLKVLAALEGAEFRCDVQFVNHEEKVVPFLSRPSLPALLFPNGQYLFSPNAICRYMFEVSGQECSEACDQWLEWETTELQPALLQALHMAVLRGKESEVPKVLAGPLSYLDQSLTKATTSYLTGDVVSVADLVVCAALHPILSASSLASGEQKSVRVWFDRVAASRGFVSASNKVLQGKGLQAMKSFMQSSQCRGATQPCNSGPTEGEEMERAVSQEEMEAAALNWHKGVNSAPAPTDRLHPILPQEGRRNILMTSALPYVNNVPHLGNIIGCVLSADVFSRYARLRGWNSLFVCGTDEYGTATENKAREEGLTPQQICDKYHAIHASIYEWFQIDFDFFGRTTTDKQTEIAQNIFWRLHKNGFLVEEMVEQLRCEKCQRFLADRFVEGTCPYCKYPDARGDQCDKCGRLINAVELKEPHCKVCGQTPVIRSSKHLFLDLPKLEAQLERWLDKSTCSGDWTANAKQITRSWLRDGLKPRCITRDLQWGTPVPHPDFKEKVFYVWFDAPIGYISITANYTDKWEQWWKNPDQVELYNFMAKDNVPFHSVVFPCSLLGAQDHYTLVNHLIATEYLNYEDTKFSKSRGVGVFGDMAKDTGIPSDVWRFYLLYVRPEGQDSAFSWADMALKNNSELLNNLGNFINRAGMFVSKFFDGCVPAMELLQEDKKLLAVVGWELQQYIQLLDKVKIRDGLKHILNISRHGNQYIQVNEPWKKIKGGDAERQRAGTVTGVSVNVACLLSVMLLPYMPAVSQTIRDQLNAPHSCVSAALRGTGAFARVLDPGHRIGTVSPLFQKLEVEQIEALKKRFGGQQPEDELPNEKMATPNAAGPQSAAALATPATEADPEKARQLTQAVAEQGEKVRAMKAQKADKTVVMAEVSKLLELKRLLALADGKSPEPAPVKGKK, encoded by the exons aaaaagtcGTGCCCTTCCTGAGCCGTCCATCTTTACCGGCCCTGCTCTTTCCAAATGGACAGTACCTTTTCAGCCCAAATGCCATATGCCG GTACATGTTTGAAGTGAGCGGGCAAGAGTGCAGCGAGGCTTGCGATCAGTGGCTGGAATGGGAGACCACAGAGCTCCAG CCTGCCTTGCTTCAGGCGCTTCACATGGCCGTGCTTCGGGGGAAAGAATCAGAGGTACCCAAAGTCCTCGCGGGGCCCCTCAGCTACTTGGACCAAAGCTTGACCAAGGCGACCACATCCTATTTAACTGGG gATGTTGTTTCAGTCGCTGATCTTGTTGTTTGTGCCGCGCTGCATCCGATTTTGTCTGCGTCATCGCTCGCTTCAG GCGAGCAGAAGTCCGTGAGGGTTTGGTTCGACCGTGTGGCCGCCTCACGGGGCTTCGTGTCGGCTTCAAACAAAGTGCTGCAGGGAAAAGGCCTACAAGCGATGAAGAGCTTCATGCAGAGCAGCCAGTGCAGAGGCGCCACGCAGCCGTGCAACAGCGGCCCGACAGAG GGTGAGGAAATGGAACGTGCGGTGTCACAGGAAGAGATGGAAGCCGCTGCTCTCAATTGGCACAAGGGTGTGAATTCCGCTCCAGCACCAACAGACAGACTTCACCCAAT TCTGCCGCAGGAAGGCAGACGAAACATCCTGATGACCAGCGCGTTGCCCTACGTCAACAACGTACCCCACCTGGGCAACATCATCGGCTGCGTTCTCAGCGCTGACGTCTTCTCCAG GTACGCCCGACTGCGAGGCTGGAACTCGCTCTTTGTGTGCGGCACAGACGAGTACGGCACGGCCACGGAAAATAAAGCCCGCGAGGAAGGCCTGACGCCGCAGCAGATCTGCGACAAATACCACGCCATTCACGCCAGCATCTACGAGTGGTTCCAGATTGACTTTGACTTCTTTGGCAGGACGACAACCGACAAGCAGACGGA GATAGCCCAGAACATTTTCTGGAGGCTCCACAAAAACGGCTTCCTGGTGGAAGAGATGGTGGAGCAGCTACGGTGTGAGAAATGCCAGCGTTTCCTGGCCGACCGCTTCGTCGAAGGCACTTGCCCCTACTGCAAGTACCCGGACGCCCGCGGCGACCAGTGCGACAAGTGTGGGCGACTCATCAATGCGGTTGAACTCAAG GAACCTCACTGTAAAGTCTGCGGACAGACTCCAGTCATCCGCTCGTCCAAACATCTTTTCCTGGACCTTCCAAag TTAGAGGCTCAGTTGGAACGCTGGCTGGACAAGTCCACCTGCAGCGGAGACTGGACTGCGAACGCCAAGCAGATCACTCGCTCCTGGCTCAGAGACGGACTCAAACCTCGCTGCATCACCAGAGACCTGCAGTGGGGGACGCCAGTCCCTCACCCGGACTTTAAAGAAAAG GTGTTCTACGTGTGGTTTGACGCCCCCATTGGTTATATCTCAATCACTGCCAACTACACAGACAAATGGGAGCAGTGGTGGAAGAATCCAGATCAG GTGGAGCTGTACAACTTCATGGCCAAGGACAACGTGCCGTTCCACAGTGTGGTGTTTCCCTGCTCCCTCCTGGGAGCCCAGGACCACTACACACTGGTCAATCACTTGATCGCCACCG AATATCTGAATTACGAAGACACAAAGTTCTCCAAGAGCCGCGGCGTCGGCGTGTTTGGTGACATGGCCAAAGACACGGGCATCCCGTCCGACGTGTGGCGCTTCTACCTGCTCTACGTGCGTCCTGAGGGTCAGGATTCGGCCTTCTCGTGGGCCGACATGGCTCTGAAGAACAACTCGGAGCTGCTCAACAACTTGGGCAACTTCATTAACAG AGCCGGCATGTTTGTTTCGAAGTTCTTTGATGGCTGCGTGCCCGCGATGGAGCTGCTGCAGGAAGATAAGAAGCTCCTGGCCGTAGTGGGCTGGGAGCTTCAGCAGTACATCCAACTCCTGGACAAAGTCAA AATCCGTGACGGTTTGAAGCACATCCTCAACATCTCTCGCCATGGCAACCAATACATCCAAGTAAATGAACCCTGGAAGAAGATCAAGGGAGGAGATGCAGAACG GCAGCGCGCGGGCACCGTCACCGGCGTGTCCGTCAACGTCGCCTGCTTGCTGTCCGTCATGCTGCTGCCGTACATGCCGGCGGTCAGCCAGACCATCAGGGATCAACTCAACGCACCTCATTCTTGCGTCAGCGCCGCGCTGCGCGGCACGGGCGCCTTCGCTCGGGTCCTCGATCCCGGCCACCGTATTGGCACC GTGAGTCCATTGTTCCAGAAACTGGAGGTGGAGCAGATTGAAGCTTTGAAGAAGAGATTTGGCGGCCAGCAG CCTGAAGACGAACTGCCAAACGAGAAG ATGGCGACTCCGAACGCTGCCGGCCCTCAGTCGGCCGCCGCGCTCGCCACCCCTGCGACGGAAGCGGACCCCGAGAAAGCCCGGCAGCTGACGCAAGCCGTGGCTGAACAG GGAGAAAAAGTGCGAGCCATGAAAGCGCAGAAAGCCGACAAAACGGTGGTCATGGCCGAGGTGTCGAAGCTGTTGGAGCTGAAGAGGCTGTTGGCGCTGGCGGACGGCAAGAGCCCCGAGCCCGCACCCGTCAAGGGCAAGAAATGA